GCAATTGTAGCGTGAATCTCATGATCCGCCAGCTTCACTGGCTTATTGCCCGCATCTACGAACACTACAGTCGGCTTGTGCGCCGCCAGCTCCTCGGAGGACATCATAGCGTAAGAAATAATAATCACGGTATCGCCGGGCTGTACCAGCCGCGCCGCCGCCCCGTTCAGACAGATGACGCCGCTGCCGCGC
This genomic interval from Paenibacillus sp. FSL H8-0332 contains the following:
- the panD gene encoding aspartate 1-decarboxylase encodes the protein MFRHMMKSKIHRATVTEANLNYVGSITIDEELMEAADLLENEKVQIVDNNNGSRLETYVIPGPRGSGVICLNGAAARLVQPGDTVIIISYAMMSSEELAAHKPTVVFVDAGNKPVKLADHEIHATIA